Proteins encoded by one window of Pseudomonadota bacterium:
- a CDS encoding flavin reductase family protein, whose product MKQSLGAKSILYPNPILCVATYDKEGKANVMTAAWGGICCSSPPAVSVSLRKATYSYGNIVERKAFTINVPSEKYVKEVDYFGIATGAKEDKFARTGLTPVPSELVDAPYIDEFPMIIECKLIHTIEIGLHTQFIGEIIDIKVDQEVIGEKGLPSIEKLKPFLFAAPERAYHGIGKHLGQAFSIGKELMD is encoded by the coding sequence ATGAAACAGTCTCTGGGAGCCAAATCAATTCTGTATCCGAACCCGATACTCTGTGTTGCAACCTATGATAAAGAGGGAAAGGCCAATGTAATGACCGCGGCCTGGGGCGGCATCTGCTGTTCAAGTCCGCCGGCGGTTTCGGTATCACTTCGCAAGGCTACCTACTCTTACGGCAATATCGTAGAGCGCAAGGCCTTTACGATTAATGTTCCTTCAGAAAAATATGTAAAAGAGGTGGATTATTTCGGGATTGCAACCGGTGCCAAAGAAGACAAGTTTGCCAGAACCGGATTGACTCCAGTGCCGAGCGAACTGGTTGACGCCCCCTATATAGATGAATTTCCAATGATTATTGAATGCAAGCTGATCCATACTATTGAGATTGGCTTGCATACGCAATTTATCGGAGAAATTATCGATATCAAGGTTGATCAGGAGGTAATCGGCGAAAAGGGCCTCCCTTCCATTGAAAAGCTGAAGCCATTTCTTTTTGCAGCGCCTGAAAGGGCATATCACGGAATCGGCAAACACCTGGGACAGGCATTTTCCATAGGCAAAGAACTTATGGATTGA